Proteins encoded within one genomic window of Komagataella phaffii GS115 chromosome 3, complete sequence:
- a CDS encoding Cytosolic protein required for sporulation, whose product MNIVQEEVERLGKNKALEKCIKESNDLLSYLKQKQEQLNQDTDDLKVQDVQIKINYWANQSLKHEKSLNTVIKKYQKSIDKVFNFDLSEVYRHRIPLESTRCRQLVDRALIMHLLRIGDFEAANTIAKMDNIQVPDQLLNKFHELEEISEDLTVHHRLEKAIAWANVNKHNLQRIGSDLQFNLHKLKFIDIYKKNPSSPYPAYEYAKINFPHFGNTHLDVISKLMSSTIFTPNEPENPYLDSIDLTSSPYQKLFTQLSRDFCSFVGLSSESPIFNTLQASYIAIPNFVKFNKISKMKNEKLDWTSENELPFEVELPKSLQFHSIFICPVSKEETTPQNSPMALGCRHLISKDSLAKLKKRNSSIKCPYCPKTFAANEIQEVQFI is encoded by the coding sequence ATGAACATAGTCCAGGAAGAAGTTGAACGCCTTGGAAAGAATAAGGCACTAGAAAAGTGTATCAAAGAGAGTAATGACTTACTGAGCtatttgaaacagaaacaagaaCAATTGAATCAGGACACTGACGACTTGAAAGTACAAGATGTGCAGATAAAGATTAACTATTGGGCAAATCAGTCATTGAAACATGAGAAATCCCTCAATACCGTTATCAAAAAGTATCAGAAGAGTATCGATAAAGTGTTTAATTTTGACTTGAGTGAAGTTTACAGACATCGTATTCCATTGGAAAGCACAAGATGTAGACAGTTAGTCGATAGAGCACTAATAATGCATTTGTTACGAATTGGGGATTTCGAAGCTGCCAATACCATTGCAAAAATGGATAACATTCAGGTGCCTGATCAGCTACTCAACAAGTTTCAtgaattggaagaaataTCTGAAGATTTGACAGTTCATCACCGATTGGAAAAAGCAATTGCATGGGCCAATGTCAATAAACacaatcttcaaagaataGGATCAGATTTACAGTTCAATCTGCATAAACTAAAGTTCATCGATATTTACAAGAAGAATCCTTCATCCCCTTATCCTGCCTATGAGTATGCGAAGATCAATTTTCCTCACTTTGGAAATACTCACTTGGACGTGATATCAAAGTTAATGTCATCCACTATATTTACTCCCAATGAGCCAGAAAATCCGTATTTGGATTCAATAGACTTGACAAGTTCTCCCTAccagaaacttttcacGCAGCTGTCCAGAGATTTCTGTTCATTCGTGGGGCTCTCCTCAGAATCTCCTATTTTCAACACACTTCAAGCGAGCTATATTGCGATTCCAAATTTTGTTAAGTTCAACAAGATctcgaagatgaagaatgAGAAGCTGGATTGGACCTCAGAGAATGAACTTCCATTTGAAGTTGagcttccaaaatctcTACAATTCCACTCAATATTCATTTGTCCAGTcagcaaagaagaaacaacgCCTCAAAATTCACCAATGGCCCTAGGCTGCCGACATCTGATAAGTAAAGACTCTTTAGCGAAActaaagaagagaaactcCTCTATCAAGTGCCCATATTGCCCAAAGACGTTTGCTGCGAATGAGATCCAGGAAGTTCAGTTCATATAG
- a CDS encoding Protein involved in pre-rRNA processing, protein MAKDPFLSDGSRKRKRTNPPTSNVNRISKTQNKNQTERADEDITSESETENLSSDGEVKEEQSSESEDEEDFAETAADKRRRLAKQYLENLQAEQESYEFDAQDLDNDILARRLQMDVNENKGTLYKFIADKLLVRDCKPTISRVGSKGMTCVSASYPFCYTTSKDMELSKWKIDDFNKKPQKVKYVKGGVKYRNLNKEQHLNGHCGEVLTCSASSNGKYVVTGGRDQRLIVWSTEALSPLRVWEIRNRNGVIFSTVFRKQSDQLYAACGDLKVRTYGVAQMSQLETLYGHQDFVADISALSQERCVTVGSRDRTAMLWKIPEESKLTFRGGDSEEKKNKFGNLNSKESDKLSFYAEGSLDCISMVDESHFVTGSDNGNVSFWAINKKKPIFVIRQAHGLEPRIPSGDASGEINEQAAEFQVPKRNPYWVTAIHSLPLSDVFFTGSWNGTIRVWKINSNLRSFELLGELPNANGVVTKIDSCEFDGKIRLFATLSKEHRLGRWIKTKGRNALYSAVLDLQNLKRPKNS, encoded by the coding sequence ATGGCAAAAGATCCGTTTTTATCGGATGGTTCCCGTAAGCGTAAGAGAACAAATCCCCCCACTTCCAATGTGAACAGGATATCAAAAACGCAAAACAAAAACCAAACGGAAAGAGCTGATGAAGATATCACCAGTGAGTCTGAGACCGAAAATTTAAGTTCTGATGGAGAAGTGAAGGAAGAGCAATCCAGTgaatctgaagatgaagaagacttTGCAGAGACCGCTGCAGATAAAAGACGTCGTTTGGCCAAGCAATACCTTGAAAACCTGCAAGCTGAACAAGAGAGCTACGAGTTCGATGCTCAAGATCTGGACAACGATATTCTGGCAAGAAGGTTACAGATGGACGTCAACGAAAACAAGGGAACACTATACAAATTCATTGCTGACAAGTTGCTTGTCAGGGATTGCAAACCTACAATCAGTAGAGTTGGTTCTAAAGGAATGACGTGTGTGTCTGCAAGCTATCCGTTCTGTTATACTACATCAAAAGATATGGAGTTGAGCAAGTGGAAAATTGATGACTTTAACAAAAAGCCCCAAAAGGTGAAGTACGTAAAGGGTGGTGTCAAGTATAGAAACTTGAATAAAGAGCAACATTTGAACGGGCATTGTGGTGAGGTCTTGACATGTTCAGCTAGCTCTAACGGGAAGTACGTAGTCACTGGTGGAAGGGATCAAAGACTAATAGTATGGAGTACTGAGGCATTATCCCCGTTAAGGGTTTGGGAAATTAGGAACAGAAACGGTGTGATATTTAGTACCGTATTCAGGAAACAGAGTGATCAATTATATGCTGCATGTGGTGATTTGAAAGTTAGGACTTATGGGGTGGCCCAGATGTCTCAGTTGGAGACCTTATATGGCCATCAAGACTTTGTGGCAGATATTTCAGCCTTGAGTCAGGAAAGATGTGTAACTGTCGGTTCTAGAGACAGAACAGCCATGCTTTGGAAGATTCCTGAAGAGTCTAAGTTAACTTTCAGAGGAGGAGATTcagaggaaaagaagaacaagttTGGAAATTTGAATTCTAAGGAGTCTGATAAATTGAGCTTTTACGCCGAGGGCTCATTAGATTGTATTTCTATGGTTGATGAGTCCCACTTTGTTACTGGGTCAGATAATGGTAATGTTTCATTTTGGGCCatcaacaagaagaagccaATTTTTGTAATTAGACAGGCGCATGGCCTGGAACCACGGATTCCATCTGGTGACGCATCAGGAGAGATAAATGAGCAAGCTGCAGAGTTTCAGGTCCCCAAGCGAAACCCTTACTGGGTCACCGCCATTCATTCATTACCACTTTCTGACGTGTTTTTCACTGGTTCCTGGAATGGGACTATTAGAGTGTGGAAGATCAACTCCAACTTACGGTCATTTGAGCTTTTGGGAGAACTCCCTAACGCCAACGGTGTTGTCACCAAGATAGACAGCTGCGAGTTTGACGGGAAGATTAGACTGTTTGCCACGTTATCCAAAGAGCATAGATTGGGTAGATGGATTAAAACGAAAGGAAGAAATGCATTATACAGCGCAGTTTTAGACCTACAAAACTTGAAGCGTCCAAAGAACAGTTAG